A window from Fragaria vesca subsp. vesca linkage group LG5, FraVesHawaii_1.0, whole genome shotgun sequence encodes these proteins:
- the LOC101313216 gene encoding microfibrillar-associated protein 1-like, with amino-acid sequence MSVTAGVSDTVIAIRDKLRGKIGQTKVKRYWPGKAPEWGDDANEDGDIRMSAAASLEKAFPTQDYSDVGRKDDPRLRRLAESRIDNREDVRADHRRIRQAEIVSTIEEEARRQEGIDAEEEDPDALEEKRRRIKERLRQREQEEAPLLPSEDEEEDKEEEEEEESEYSTDSEDEHGGMMMLKPVFVPKAERDTIAERERIEAEELALEEARKKKLEERKRETKQIVVEEIRKDEEIQKGMEQDANIADIDTDDELNEAEEYEAWKAREIARIKRDREEREALLKEKEEIERVRNMTEEERREWERKNPKPAPRPKQKWRFMQKYYHKGAFFQSDADDHAATVGTDGIFTRDFSAPTGEDKMDKTILPKVMQVKHFGRSGRTKWTHLVNEDTTDWNNPWTYNDPLRGKYNAKMAGMNAPIEKPRGSKKLKDHKYY; translated from the coding sequence ATGTCGGTGACGGCAGGTGTTAGTGATACTGTGATTGCCATTAGGGATAAGCTGAGAGGTAAAATTGGACAAACTAAGGTTAAGAGGTATTGGCCCGGAAAAGCTCCCGAGTGGGGAGATGATGCGAATGAAGATGGCGATATTAGGATGTCTGCGGCTGCCTCCCTCGAGAAAGCCTTCCCCACTCAGGATTATTCGGATGTCGGAAGGAAAGATGATCCGAGGCTGCGTCGTTTGGCTGAGAGCAGGATAGATAATCGTGAGGATGTTAGGGCTGATCATAGGCGTATCCGGCAAGCTGAGATTGTTTCGACGATTGAAGAGGAAGCCAGGAGGCAGGAAGGCATAGATGCGGAGGAAGAGGATCCGGATGCTTTAGAGGAAAAGAGGAGAAGGATTAAGGAGAGGTTGCGTCAGAGGGAGCAAGAAGAAGCTCCACTCCTGCCCTCGGAAGATGAGGAAGAAGATAAGGAAGAGGAGGAGGAAGAGGAATCAGAGTATTCAACTGACTCTGAAGATGAGCATGGTGGTATGATGATGCTGAAGCCAGTTTTTGTTCCCAAGGCTGAGAGAGATACCATCGCTGAACGGGAGCGAATTGAGGCAGAAGAACTGGCCCTTGAGGAAGCAAGGAAGAAAAAATTGGAGGAGAGGAAAAGAGAGACAAAGCAGATTGTGGTTGAGGAAATCCGAAAGGATGAAGAGATTCAGAAAGGTATGGAACAGGACGCTAACATTGCTGATATTGATACTGATGATGAACTTAACGAGGCCGAGGAGTATGAAGCTTGGAAGGCAAGAGAGATTGCCAGGATCAAGAGGGATAGGGAGGAAAGGGAAGCATTGTTGAAGGAAAAGGAAGAGATTGAAAGAGTAAGAAATATGACAGAAGAAGAGAGGAGGGAATGGGAGAGGAAGAATCCTAAACCTGCACCACGACCAAAGCAAAAGTGGAGGTTCATGCAGAAATACTACCACAAAGGCGCTTTCTTCCAGTCGGACGCAGATGACCATGCTGCAACTGTTGGAACAGATGGAATTTTCACTCGTGATTTCTCTGCTCCAACTGGAGAAGATAAAATGGACAAAACTATATTGCCGAAGGTCATGCAAGTCAAGCATTTTGGTCGTAGTGGGAGGACAAAATGGACCCATCTTGTGAATGAGGATACTACTGACTGGAACAATCC